Part of the Gemmatimonadaceae bacterium genome, CCCGGCGCCGCCGGCAACCCCCGAGATCTGCAGCGTCAGGCCGAGCGGCGCGACGATCCGCGTCATGGACGCGATGCTCGTGAGCAGCTCGCCGATTTCGTGGTAGTCGCCGATGGCGCGCAGCTTGTAGCGATAGGTGTCGAACTGCTCGCCCTGGATCACGGGCTCCGGCTCGATGTAGCCAATCTCGAGACCGACGCGGCGCGCCGCCGTCGAGACCTGCTCGAGCAGGGCCGGCACTTCGTTGCCCGCCGGCACCAGCGTGCGCATCAGCTCGAGGTTGGCGCGGAGGCGCTGCGATTCGGCGCGAATGGTCGCGACCGAGCCGCGCGCGAGCTGCGCCTTGGCGCGCTGGTTGCCCGCGTCGAGCGAATCGACGTGCGTGGCGATCGTCGCGAGCGACTCCTGCTTGGGCGA contains:
- the pilO gene encoding type 4a pilus biogenesis protein PilO; the protein is MAGLPTNQRDQLLFLLAFLGVIGAGAYWYFVFSPKQESLATIATHVDSLDAGNQRAKAQLARGSVATIRAESQRLRANLELMRTLVPAGNEVPALLEQVSTAARRVGLEIGYIEPEPVIQGEQFDTYRYKLRAIGDYHEIGELLTSIASMTRIVAPLGLTLQISGVAGGAGAKMQASPDRVPLQANFIIQAYAVKTSLTDDNGNGAPPKPGRKG